The genomic DNA TGTCGGGGTTTAGCTCGTGGCCCGACAATTCGTGCTCTCCGAGCTTTGATCAGAACTCATCATCCTgatctcatctttctctttgaaaccaaaattCCCTCTTTTCATTTTCGCACCtctttgtttggtttgggtttCTCAAAGTGGTTGGAAGTTCCTCCAGTTGGTTCTCAAGGGGGGCTTTTTTTGTCTTGGAAGGATGATGTGGACGTTGAACCGGTCAGACTTGACAAGAATTGTATTTCTTGTATTGTGTACTCGGATCCTCTGCATAGGCCTTGGTTGTTCTCTGGTGTGTATGTTCCTCATACCAGTCAGAGACGTTCAGAATTTTGGCCTCTCTTGGCTAGGTTGGGTAATTCTTTTGGTGGTGCCTAGTTGCTGCTAGGTGATTTTAACTCCATTTTGTCTTCTTCAGAGAAGAGTGGAAGCCGTGCTTTTGGTTCTTCTTCTCACGGTGATTTTGTAGACTTTGTTCACTCAAATGCTCTGGTGGACCTTGGTTTTGTTGGCAACAGATTTACTTGGAGTAATTGTAGGATGGGAAGGGCAAATATTCGTGAAAGACTGGATAGGGGGCTGGCAAACCAGAGTTGGGTTCATCTTTTCCCAAACTCTTTGATTAATCACTTCCTAGCAACCCAATCAGATCATTGCCCTCTTTTGATATCTACTTCTAGTACTTATCGTAATCTTCCTAAACCTTTTCGGTTTGAGGCTTTTTGGACTAAGGATAAGTCTAGTCATGGGGTTGTGGCAGAAGCTTGGTTGGGTGAGGTGGAAGGTTCcctggctttttccttgagtaGAAAATGGAAGAATACAAAGAATGCCTTGAAAAATTGGAATCATCACCATTTTGGCCACATTCAACACAAGATTAAATCACTGATGGCTGATATCAGTGTGATCCAATCTATTCCACACTTTGTTGGTAATGCGGCCACAGAGCAGGTTCTTCAGGAAGACTTGCAAGAACAGCTTTTGAGGGAGGAAGTCCTGTGGAAGCAAAAGTCTAGAGAGTTGTGGCTTACCTGTACTGACCTCAACACGAAGTTTTTTCATGCCTCTACGGTGTGCTGTCGCAGGTATAATTCTGTTTCTAGTCTCAAAACTATAGAAGGTATTACTATTGTTGGTAGAGAGAATATTGGCAATTATTTGGTGCAGCACATCAGTAACCAATTTACTACTACTAATCCTAATTTAGATAGTAGTCTCTCTGACTTGGTTGATAAGGTGGTCACAGATGAGGAGAATGTAAGTCTTTGTGTAATTCTTGATGAGTATGAGATTTTCTCAGCAATTTCTAATCTTGGCCTTAATAAGGCTCCGGGTCCTGATGGCATGACTGGTTTATTCTATAAATCCTACTGGCCAATTGTTAAAGATTGTGGTTTCCTCAGTTCAATCTTTCTTTCGTGGTGGTTTTCTTCTCAAAGAATTCAATCACACCAACATTGCTCTTATCCCTAAGGTAGACAACCCTCACTTGTTGCATCAATTTAGACCTATTAGTCTTACAAATTTCAACTGTAAGATTATTTCAAAAATCTTACCCTCTAGACTCAAGCCTATTTTGAACAAGATAATTTCTCCTACTCAGTCGGCTTTTCTAAAAGGAAGATCCAATCACGACAATACCAGTCTTGCTCATGAGCTAATCCATActatgaaacaaaagaaaggtAATGGTGGCTTAATGGCCTTGAAGCTTGATATGGCTAAAGCTTTTGACTCCATGGAGTGGGTGTTTctgataaaaattttaaacctATTGGGTTTTCATCCTACTATGGTTTAGTGGATCAGTCAATGCATCACTACCTCCTTTTTCTCTATTCTCCTTAATGGTGCTCCTTTTGGTAAGTTTTATCCGACCCGTGGTCTACGCCAAAGagattctctctctccattCCTCTTTATATTGGGGTCTGAGATTCTTTCCAGATTAATTTTTTGTGAGGAAAATTTGAGTCTTCTTCATGGTATTAAAATGGCTAGAATGTGCCCTCCTATTTCACATCTTTTGTTTGCAGATGATGTTATTATCTTCTCTAGGGCTAATGTTTCTGAAGCTAGGGTGATTCTCAATTGTCTCAACACTTACTCTGCTTAGTCTGGGCAGCATATCAATATGGCTAAATCTGCAGTTCTTTTCAGCAAAAATTGCCATGTCAGCTCCAAAGCTTCTATCAATGAGATCCTCAACTTGGCACGAATTCCAGCCCGTGCTAAGTACCTTGGTATCCCTCTCTTCATGCATAGAAATAAGCAGGATTCTTTTGTTGAGCTCAAGGACAGGATTTTTGCTAAAATCTCAGGTTGGAGAGCTAGACTTTTATCTCAAGCAGCCAGAACCACTTTGATTAAGTTAGTGGCTAATGCTATTCCAACTTATCTTATGTCTTTATTCCTCCTTCCGAAGGCTTGGTGTTCGGCTATCAATTCTGGCCTTAGGAAGTTTTGGTGGGGCTATCCACAAGAAAAGAATTGAAGCACaatctctcccttctctcttgGGAAAGCATTTGCAAGCCGAAATCCTTGGGTGGTTTAGGTATTAGGACTATGGAATCTCTTAATAACTCCTTACTTGTAAGACTTGGCTGGAAGATGACTTCAAATCAATCCCTTCTTTGGGTTGATTCTCTTAGGAGTAAGTATCTCAAGAATGGTATTTCTTTCCTAAATGCTCCTACCAATCCTAGCTCTTCTTGGCTTTGGAAGGGCTTGCTGAAAAATAGGAAGGTTGTTGAGAAGGGAGCTTGTATTTCCATCTCTAGTGGTTTGAATGTGGATATTTGGTCTTCTCCT from Corylus avellana chromosome ca6, CavTom2PMs-1.0 includes the following:
- the LOC132185076 gene encoding uncharacterized protein LOC132185076, with amino-acid sequence MVFGGNSSFAILGSLPNPNPDDRDDNLIVFTFENLEDLTRVLENSPWNIKGSPLFLKKWSHEDAIEDLDFLKAAYWVQIHNLPLDLVTVENANDNLKPSRKSFLRIRVLLNLLNPLVPGFTHHRPPKAPLWVQYKYERLSDYCYTCGRLGHLSFSCPVDPKPPDHGRYGDKLKASPPNTNRVVQLIQPRRQMSVIEGSNELAIVPVPNQPSTESTHFSTPGHPHQTHQDHSTSSRSFPNPQEFLFRKFFGSRGGGLQSAPTSSMKVLAWNCRGLARGPTIRALRALIRTHHPDLIFLFETKIPSFHFRTSLFGLGFSKWLEVPPVGSQGGLFLSWKDDVDVEPVRLDKNCISCIVYSDPLHRPWLFSGVYVPHTSQRRSEFWPLLARLEKSGSRAFGSSSHGDFVDFVHSNALVDLGFVGNRFTWSNCRMGRANIRERLDRGLANQSWVHLFPNSLINHFLATQSDHCPLLISTSSTYRNLPKPFRFEAFWTKDKSSHGVVAEAWLGEVEGSLAFSLSRKWKNTKNALKNWNHHHFGHIQHKIKSLMADISVIQSIPHFVGNAATEQVLQEDLQEQLLREEVLWKQKSRELWLTCTDLNTKFFHASTVCCRRYNSVSSLKTIEGITIVGRENIGNYLVQHISNQFTTTNPNLDSSLSDLVDKVVTDEENVSLCVILDEYEIFSAISNLGLNKAPGPDGMTVLFSKNCHVSSKASINEILNLARIPARAKYLGIPLFMHRNKQDSFVELKDRIFAKISGWRARLLSQAARTTLIKLVANAIPTYLMSLFLLPKAWCSAINSGLRKFWWGYPQEKN